One Glycine max cultivar Williams 82 chromosome 4, Glycine_max_v4.0, whole genome shotgun sequence DNA segment encodes these proteins:
- the LOC100499901 gene encoding Ubiquitin-fold modifier-conjugating enzyme 1-like: MEGWDPNTKSTLTQIPLLGTKAGPRDGAAWTQRLKEEYKALIAYTQMNKSNDNDWFRISAANPEGTRWTGKCWYVYNLLKYEFDLQFDVPVTYPSTAPELELPQLDGKTQKMYRGGKICLTVHFKPLWAKNCPRFGIAHALCLGLAPWLAAEVPILVDSGMIKHKDDTATTSTES, translated from the exons ATGGAAGGTTGGGACCCGAATACGAAGTCGACGCTGACACAGATCCCTCTGCTGGGGACGAAGGCTGGTCCACGAGACGGGGCGGCATGGACGCAGAGGCTGAAGGAAGAGTACAAGGCTCTGATAGCGTACACGCAAATGAACAAGTCCAACGACAACGATTGGTTCCGCATCTCCGCCGCCAATCCGGAAGGCACTCGCTGGACCGGTAAATGCTGGTACGTCTACAACCTCCTCAAGTACGAATTCGACCTCCAATTCGATGTCCCCGTCACTTACCCTTCCACCGCCCCCGAACTCGAACTCCCTCAATTGGATGGCAAAACCCAAAAG atGTATAGGGGTGGAAAGATCTGCTTGACTGTGCACTTCAAGCCTCTCTGGGCCAAAAATTG CCCCAGATTTGGAATTGCACATGCACTTTGCCTAGGCCTTGCACCGTGGCTTGCAGCAGAGGTTCCCATCCTCGTGGATTCTGGTATGATCAAGCACAAAGATGATACCGCAACCACATCAACTGAATCTTAG